The Erpetoichthys calabaricus chromosome 13, fErpCal1.3, whole genome shotgun sequence genome has a window encoding:
- the ccdc126 gene encoding coiled-coil domain-containing protein 126, translating to MLGRFFRKNMSQKLGILLLIFGFIWGLMLMKYTFQHPRHQSSAELREQILELSKRYVKVLAEENQNVDGLRGTSMAGYADLKRTIAVLLDDILKRLVKLENKVDTVINGSVVNTTSVVAGISSVANKQLGKTDTMR from the exons ATGCTTGGACGATTCTTTAGAAAAAACATGTCCCAGAAACTTGgtatacttttattaatttttggctTTATTTGGGGATTAATGTTAATGAAGTACACATTTCAGCACCCAAGACACCAAAGCAGCGCTGAGCTACGAGAGCAGATACTTGAACTAAGTAAAAGATACGTCAAAGTTCTAGCTGAGGAAAATCAAAATGTTGATGGTCTCCGTGGTACATCAATGGCTGGATATG CTGACTTGAAAAGGACAATTGCTGTCCTCTTGGATGATATTTTGAAGCGACTGGTGAAACTGGAAAACAAAGTTGACACTGTCATTAATGGTTCTGTTGTGAATACTACGAGTGTAGTTGCTGGGATTTCATCCGTAGCTAATAAGCAGCTGGGCAAGACAGATACAATGAGATAG
- the tra2a gene encoding transformer-2 protein homolog alpha isoform X2, giving the protein MSDVEDANFGGRESRSQSKSEGGSPARVKSESRSASRSPSRASKRSESRSRSRSKSRSRSRRHSHRRYSRSRSRSHSHRKKSRSRSYTPDYRRKKSRSASPMSNRRRHTGSRTRLNNDFKKEPNSHYDARANPDPNTCLGVFGLSLYTTERDLREVFSRYGPLAGVNVVYDQRTGRSRGFAFVYFERIDDAKEAMERANGMELDGRRIRVDYSITKRPHTPTPGIYMGRPTHSGSSSSGGRRRDSYYDRGYDRYDRYDEYDYRYSRRRSPSPYYSRYRSRSRSRSYSPRRY; this is encoded by the exons ATGAGTGACGTTGAAGACGCAAACTTCGGCGGAAGA GAATCACGTTCTCAGTCGAAATCTGAAGGTGGCAGCCCAGCACGTGTGAAGTCTGAGAGTCGATCTGCATCAAGAAGTCCCTCAAGAGCATCAAAACggtcagagtccaggtctagaTCAAGATCCAAGTCACG ATCACGCTCTCGAAGACATTCTCACAGAAGGTACTCTCGATCTAGATCACGGTCTCATTCTCACAGAAAGAAATCCCGGAGTCGCTCCTATACACCTGATTATCGCCGCAAGAAAAGCAGAAGCGCTTCTCCAATGTCAAATCgccgcagacacacaggcagcagg ACAAGATTGAACAATGACTTCAAAAAAGAGCCAAACAGTCATTATGATGCAAGG GCAAACCCGGACCCAAATACCTGCCTTGGGGTTTTCGGTTTGAGCCTCTACACCACAGAACGTGACCTTCGTGAAGTCTTCTCTCGCTATGGACCACTGGCTGGAGTCAATGTTGTGTATGATCAGAGAACTGGACGATCAAGAGGATTTGCTTTCGTGTATTTTGAAAGAATTGATGATGCAAAAGAG GCAATGGAGCGGGCAAATGGAATGGAACTGGATGGCCGGCGGATACGTGTAGATTACTCCATCACTAAACGACCACATACACCCACTCCTGGAATTTACATGGGAAGACCAACACA CAGTGGAAGCAGTAGCAGCGGTGGCCGTAGACGTGATTCTTACTATGACAGAGGATATGACAGATATGACCGATACGATGAGTACGATTATAGATACAG CCGTAGAAGGTCTCCATCTCCCTATTACAGCAGATACAGATCTCGTTCCCGGTCACGGTCCTATAGTCCAC gaCGTTACTAA
- the tra2a gene encoding transformer-2 protein homolog alpha isoform X1, with protein MSDVEDANFGGRESRSQSKSEGGSPARVKSESRSASRSPSRASKRSESRSRSRSKSRSRSRRHSHRRYSRSRSRSHSHRKKSRSRSYTPDYRRKKSRSASPMSNRRRHTGSRTRLNNDFKKEPNSHYDARLSHQANPDPNTCLGVFGLSLYTTERDLREVFSRYGPLAGVNVVYDQRTGRSRGFAFVYFERIDDAKEAMERANGMELDGRRIRVDYSITKRPHTPTPGIYMGRPTHSGSSSSGGRRRDSYYDRGYDRYDRYDEYDYRYSRRRSPSPYYSRYRSRSRSRSYSPRRY; from the exons ATGAGTGACGTTGAAGACGCAAACTTCGGCGGAAGA GAATCACGTTCTCAGTCGAAATCTGAAGGTGGCAGCCCAGCACGTGTGAAGTCTGAGAGTCGATCTGCATCAAGAAGTCCCTCAAGAGCATCAAAACggtcagagtccaggtctagaTCAAGATCCAAGTCACG ATCACGCTCTCGAAGACATTCTCACAGAAGGTACTCTCGATCTAGATCACGGTCTCATTCTCACAGAAAGAAATCCCGGAGTCGCTCCTATACACCTGATTATCGCCGCAAGAAAAGCAGAAGCGCTTCTCCAATGTCAAATCgccgcagacacacaggcagcagg ACAAGATTGAACAATGACTTCAAAAAAGAGCCAAACAGTCATTATGATGCAAGG CTTTCTCACCAGGCAAACCCGGACCCAAATACCTGCCTTGGGGTTTTCGGTTTGAGCCTCTACACCACAGAACGTGACCTTCGTGAAGTCTTCTCTCGCTATGGACCACTGGCTGGAGTCAATGTTGTGTATGATCAGAGAACTGGACGATCAAGAGGATTTGCTTTCGTGTATTTTGAAAGAATTGATGATGCAAAAGAG GCAATGGAGCGGGCAAATGGAATGGAACTGGATGGCCGGCGGATACGTGTAGATTACTCCATCACTAAACGACCACATACACCCACTCCTGGAATTTACATGGGAAGACCAACACA CAGTGGAAGCAGTAGCAGCGGTGGCCGTAGACGTGATTCTTACTATGACAGAGGATATGACAGATATGACCGATACGATGAGTACGATTATAGATACAG CCGTAGAAGGTCTCCATCTCCCTATTACAGCAGATACAGATCTCGTTCCCGGTCACGGTCCTATAGTCCAC gaCGTTACTAA
- the tra2a gene encoding transformer-2 protein homolog alpha isoform X3, which yields MSNRRRHTGSRTRLNNDFKKEPNSHYDARLSHQANPDPNTCLGVFGLSLYTTERDLREVFSRYGPLAGVNVVYDQRTGRSRGFAFVYFERIDDAKEAMERANGMELDGRRIRVDYSITKRPHTPTPGIYMGRPTHSGSSSSGGRRRDSYYDRGYDRYDRYDEYDYRYSRRRSPSPYYSRYRSRSRSRSYSPRRY from the exons ATGTCAAATCgccgcagacacacaggcagcagg ACAAGATTGAACAATGACTTCAAAAAAGAGCCAAACAGTCATTATGATGCAAGG CTTTCTCACCAGGCAAACCCGGACCCAAATACCTGCCTTGGGGTTTTCGGTTTGAGCCTCTACACCACAGAACGTGACCTTCGTGAAGTCTTCTCTCGCTATGGACCACTGGCTGGAGTCAATGTTGTGTATGATCAGAGAACTGGACGATCAAGAGGATTTGCTTTCGTGTATTTTGAAAGAATTGATGATGCAAAAGAG GCAATGGAGCGGGCAAATGGAATGGAACTGGATGGCCGGCGGATACGTGTAGATTACTCCATCACTAAACGACCACATACACCCACTCCTGGAATTTACATGGGAAGACCAACACA CAGTGGAAGCAGTAGCAGCGGTGGCCGTAGACGTGATTCTTACTATGACAGAGGATATGACAGATATGACCGATACGATGAGTACGATTATAGATACAG CCGTAGAAGGTCTCCATCTCCCTATTACAGCAGATACAGATCTCGTTCCCGGTCACGGTCCTATAGTCCAC gaCGTTACTAA